Proteins from one Argopecten irradians isolate NY chromosome 15, Ai_NY, whole genome shotgun sequence genomic window:
- the LOC138308462 gene encoding protein odd-skipped-related 2-like, whose translation MAKTLSSFPFVASTMSASELQLSLCHMPYSFDPRGVMPLPLDLSTYSALYFQAQSRHLHGYFGAGYPSGVLDLSTRHNRPFSPGSEEDSPKKIVAEKKEVKPRFDFAHLAESATSKTENEKDLEKTIGSKDPIITHVLDQYLPTDTFRYKPYPQWYSPLSKSITHSSERGRGRRPKRAKKEYICKYCCRQFTKSYNLLIHERTHTDERPFPCDICGKAFRRQDHLRDHRYIHSKDKPFKCGLCGKGFCQARTLAVHKTTHET comes from the exons ATGGCGAAGACACTGAGTTCCTTCCCGTTCGTCGCCTCGACAATGTCTGCCTCTGAGTTACAGCTTTCTTTGTGCCACATGCCTTATTCTTTTGACCCCCGGGGAGTGATGCCCCTCCCTCTGGACCTGTCCACCTACAGCGCCCTCTACTTTCAGGCACAGTCTCGACATCTCCATGGTTACTTTGGTGCGGGATACCCCTCGGGTGTGCTCGATTTATCCACTCGCCATAACCGTCCGTTCTCCCCCGGTTCTGAGGAGGATTCACCGAAGAAGATTGTTGCAG AAAAGAAAGAAGTCAAACCTCGTTTTGACTTTGCACATTTAGCCGAATCTGCTACCAGTAAAACAGAAAACGAAAAAGATCTGGAGAAGACAATAGGCAGTAAGGACCCAATTATCACTCACGTTTTGGATCAATATTTACCCACGGACACCTTCAG GTACAAACCTTATCCACAATGGTACTCACCACTGTCCAAGTCTATCACACACAGTTCAGAACGAGGCCGTGGACGGCGACCAAAaag GGCCAAGAAAGAGTACATCTGTAAGTACTGTTGCCGCCAATTCACCAAGTCGTATAATCTGCTGATCCACGAGAGGACCCACACAGACGAGAGACCGTTCCCGTGTGACATCTGTGGGAAGGCATTCAGGAGGCAGGACCACCTCAGAGACCACAG GTATATCCACTCTAAAGATAAGCCATTTAAGTGTGGGCTCTGTGGTAAGGGCTTCTGTCAGGCGAGAACGTTAGCAGTACACAAGACAACACACGAG ACGTGA